A genome region from Tenebrio molitor chromosome 4, icTenMoli1.1, whole genome shotgun sequence includes the following:
- the LOC138129493 gene encoding erythroblast NAD(P)(+)--arginine ADP-ribosyltransferase-like, which translates to MVFIRERRDDRFVDFKDSFKKLPSNGYDHTFIYKHVKKLVSVKFSQILQLLQEELCTNTIYGNIWNNAKARYSNNDPSSLPRECHIALIAYTMEGPLYNDFNAKLRLLKNASDWKNFNYKSLYALLARSIHGIDNNPSVTPRYFYRAMSCRPEVLNFEVGDCIYPTQFLSCSVNKEVAVRFMGDEQATLITFHGGPLAACGIANHSVHPEEEEILVFPWSTFKVTKIHRSASEDAISLRSVDCLVDDLPYSGKYTREGINIINQ; encoded by the coding sequence ATGGTATTCATCAGAGAAAGAAGAGATGACAGATTCGTCGACTTCAAAGACTCTTTCAAGAAACTTCCCTCAAACGGATATGACCACACCTTCATCTACAAACACGTGAAAAAACTGGTCTCGGTCAAATTTTCCCAAATCCTTCAACTACTACAAGAAGAGTTGTGTACCAACACAATTTATGGAAACATCTGGAACAACGCCAAGGCAAGGTACTCCAACAATGATCCTTCATCCCTTCCTCGGGAGTGCCACATTGCTCTTATTGCTTACACCATGGAAGGTCCGCTTTACAATGACTTCAACGCTAAGTTAAGACTGTTAAAAAATGCGAGTGACtggaaaaatttcaattacaagAGTTTGTATGCGTTGCTAGCCCGCTCTATCCATGGCATTGACAACAATCCGAGTGTCACTCCGCGATATTTCTATCGAGCGATGTCGTGCAGACCAGAGGTACTCAATTTCGAAGTAGGCGATTGCATCTACCCTACCCAATTCTTATCTTGTTCGGTTAATAAAGAAGTAGCGGTACGTTTTATGGGTGATGAGCAGGCCACACTTATCACATTCCACGGGGGTCCCTTGGCAGCCTGTGGAATTGCTAATCATTCGGTGCATCCCGAAGAAGAAGAGATACTTGTCTTTCCGTGGAGTACTTTCAAAGTTACGAAGATTCACAGGTCAGCCTCCGAAGACGCCATCAGTTTGAGAAGCGTTGACTGTTTGGTTGACGATTTGCCATACTCTGGAAAGTACACCCGCGAGGGAATTAACATTATcaatcaataa